The following nucleotide sequence is from Macaca nemestrina isolate mMacNem1 chromosome 16, mMacNem.hap1, whole genome shotgun sequence.
ATTGGCTTTATTCAGCTCTACAAGCGTCCCTATATGTACAGGTAAACAACTTGCATGGAAAGGATCTTTCTCCATTACTCTGAAAGTTAAAAAGCAACACATTACTACCCCAAAACAGTAGGTGACGGCACTCATGAGGATCAGCTATGTGCAGTCATCACAGCATCACGTATGATGCTGTGGGTTATAATACTGCACTTTCTTCACTCCATTATCTTCAGGTTGATTCAGTTAAGGCCACAATTAAGtgacaaattaaagaaaaaattctggtttgtttgaaaggaataaaaataaacattatcacAAACATTTACTTTAAGTCAAcagaattataatttataaaataagtaggccgattatttaaaagaatcaaaacCAATAGGAAATaccattaggttggtgcaaaaataattgcagttttaCCATTACGTCCAacagcaaaaactgcaattacttttgcaccaacctaataaatagGTTACGtgttttgtcaattaaaatttttgtaatttcaagGATTTAAAACCCAACCAAGATCTACAAAAAACAGTATATGTCATTTAGCTAAAGTTTAAATTATGCACACTGGAAAACTGATGCATGTGGGAGATGGCTTAGCTACCGAGTGCAGCATATTGAACACCCAGCATCCACAGGGTGAGTCTCTAATTGAGAATGAATTTTACAAAACAATGTGCCAAAATGGTATTTTCAAACTTGCAAATTATCAAGATCAGTAAGAGCAACGTGTATATCCCTCCCAAGTTAATGTCATAAATCTACAAATATGCATAAACTCATGTCTGCAAACTGCTCTTTTAAGACAGCACCCTGTTCTGCGCTCTACAAACGGTAAAGGTAACTTAAATTATCATCTAGTTCAGGATGATTCAGAGAGCACGTCCATGAATCACTTAGGTAAGATGGAGTGAACTCCATGTTCCTACAGAAAAACTGATGGATATACTTACACCGAAGTAAGTTTgtagcacattttaaaatcacagttATAATAATGTCTCTCAGCTAAAGACACTACCACATCCAGATTCTCTTGCAAGCCATTTACAGACTCAGGGATGACCGTTTCACTAGGTTTATTATACTGAAACacagagaaatgtaaacataaacgcaatgagcaaaaacaaaataaaatgcgaTTCAATTTGTGTTTGACCCAAGTGGTTAAAACATTTACAAGAACAAATGTGAGCCTCTGAAAACTTATAACTTTAGGTTTTATAAGTACTCCTCTCAGTAAGTTTTACTCCCTTCTCAATTTTATCACAGAATTCCATAGTGGGATGTATTTCTCAAAGTAAACATTTAGGaagcataacaaaaaaaaatgcaacaccATTCCATTCACTTGGTAATTCAATCTTTTAGTATAAGGAGTTTTTCAGAGGAAGACAGGTATTTTTGGAAGTGTTTTTTTGGAatcttatgtattttaaatgctCTATTCTTGAAAATgtgctaaatttaaaaagttttaattttgaaaatttaatacaAGACTAGATGCCAAATTTAATGGAATACGATATTTACATAAAGCAAATGCTAACTCTTTGgttttacttacttttttcaATTTGTTCTCAAATAGAAAACGCAGCAATTCCTGTTCTTCATTACCCAGCTTGCTAAGAGGTAGTGATTCAAGaagttctttttcttaaaaatggtaagaaaaaaaagaatatcctcATAATATTTATAGAGGGAAAAAAGCCAAcaactaaaaatattattctatagTTCTTGGTCTAAGTAAATCAAACTCAAAAGAGAACATAAGAAGATCAAAATGTGCTACAGAAGCTGACACAGCAGTTCCAGGCCTGAAGATGGGAATCATCTGGTAGGTGGAGGCCACTCTTCTAGGGCTGAAGCCAGGTCCCAGGTGGCTCTTGTCACCTAAGAACCACCAGTCTCTGCACTCCTGACGCTGCGGGGATCTTGCTCTGCTGGGGACGGGGGAGCCCGTGCACTGCAGGTGCTAAGCAGGACCTCTGGCCGCCAGCCGCTAGATAGCAGCAacctctcagcctccctccctgACCCTCAGCTGTGACAAacaatgtctccagacattgccaaatgttcccggggggttggggggtggcAAAATCACCCTGGTTGGCTGAGAACCCCTGCACTAGGCTAAAATACGCTAGAATCCCATTAATTCAACCActctattttctgtttcccttCTTTACCCACCTCACATTACTGCCAACATACTTGGGACTGTGATTCTCAGTGCCTGTGGTACATTAGGATCACCTGGGAGCTTTAAACCATCTGATAGGATCTCACCCCGAGACACCCACTCAACTGCTCTGGAGTTGGGAACTGGACATGGACGTTTCTCAATTTTCCCAAGGATTTAAAGAGCAACACggttgagaatcactgaatgAGATACTGAAATCCTGGTTTATACTATCTCAATCACTTCTCAAAAAGATGGTCTCTTCCTATTACAATCCCTGGATTCGGACAGCACAAGGCACCGTACAATACTGCATTCTGCAATGTGCTTTACATTTGAAGACTAAGAAAGTCAGTAGGTCTATTTAAACCCGTACGTGGCCTGCTGTTGACTTAGAAGATTTCAGAGGCAAAAAATCCAAACAATATTAATTTTGCTAAACATAAAACACCTGAGTTTCCAAACCTTCTTGTGCTGTCAACATGTGGTGTGATGTTAGAAGATCAAATGCTTCAAAACAGTAGACATCAAGCTTCAAAGCTTCTTTGTAGCTGTAGGTAGCCAGAGTTCGGTTATCTAGAGCATCATAGATTTTCCCACGTAGAAGACAAATAGAACTCTTTATCTGTTGGAAAAATAATGAGTTGCATATTAAGTCAgtatttttaaacttaactttttttttttttccttagaggcagagtctcactctgtctcccaggctggagttcaggggtgcgatcatagctcactgcagccttgaactcctctgatctcaagtgaccctcctacctcagcctcctgagtagctaggattacaggtgaacaCCACCACGAACAGCTAATTCctaaaattttttgtacagacaatcttgctgtgttgcctaggctgctctcaaactcctggcctcaagtgatcctcccactttggcctcccgaagtgctgagattacaggcataagccaccatgcctggcccttaaaCTTAACTTTTGATAGAGAATTGTGTCTTAGAATACTGAGaagtttttattgcatttaaagGGATTTAATCACAACTCTCAAGGCAtgaataaaaacacacacacatatacacacaaaaaaaaaaccagcaaagtTTCTTCAATTCACCTTCCCTGGGCTCTAACCGCTCTGTTCCAACacatctttaaaacaaaagtcCATGTCACAGCTACTAGGTTCATTACCTGTTTTGTCCAAAACAGTGCAATGATTTAGAGATGGCAAACAgagtgtgtatgcatgtgtataaaaCTCCAAGATTGACAGTGTGATAGGTAGACACCCCTCAAAAGGATCTTCATGAGCAGAAACCGGCAGCAATGCAGCACAGTGGTCAGAGCAGTCAGCATAATGGCCTGCTGGGGCAGGACAGACCCGAgttcaaaccccagctctgccacttgtaACCTTGGACAAGTGATTGAACCTCTTTTGGCCTCCATTTcctttcctcgtctgtaaaaggGTAAAAACACTAACTTATAGAACTCTGAGGTCTAGAGGTGCTACCCTCTCTGTGGTGCTAGCACACGGTAAGGTGTTCAATGGCCATCTCACGACTACCATCAACAAGAAGATATGGAAATCTGATGCCCATTCTAGACTCTGGACCTCAAACACATAACTGAATTGAAAGATGATCCAGCAACAGGCAGCTAAAATCATTAAGGATATGAAGAAGATTcgtaaagtaaaattttagaaaaaataattatgagaGTCTTCAAGATAAGCAATATCCTGGgacttgctttttttaaaaatataatttcacaaAATCGATAACAATCATTACAAATAAATCACACATTTCGTGGCAGGTAAGTTAATGGATAAGAGGTCCTAAAATAATGACTGTACCAGACACTCTCATAAATGCATTTCTTAGCAGAAGAATGTGCTTCCCAACACATAAATTAATGAGTGGccagaaaaaaaacagacaaaaaaaaaacctagaatgTGTAATATTTTTATGCTTAAAAATAACTATCTAAGGTGAAAAGTAGACGAATAAagttctaccaaaaatataaagaataaatgggccaggtgcggtggctcatgcctgtaatcccaacactttgggaaactaaggcaggaggatcacctgagcccaggagtttgagaccagcctgggcaacacagtaagaccctgtctctacaaaacatttttaaaaaaattagctgactgtggttgcatgtgcttgtaatcccagctactcggaaggctgatgtgggagaatcacttgagcttgggaggttgaggctgcagtgagctgtgactgtgccactgcactccagcctgggcaacaaagcaaagaCCCCGTcttaattaaggaaaaaaaaaaagatgtgggaaaaaagataaattggtaGGTAGGTCAGATAAGGCTTACAGGgattctttctgaataataaaaatattctaaaattgaccatggTGAGGTTTGCAAagctctgtgaatatactaaaaggaATCAAACCATACAGTTTAAATGGGTGAACTGCATGGCATATGAATTAAACCtcaataagtttttatttttttttttaaaaatccagattaGTGATCTATAAATGTCACTTAATAAGTTATTATACAATTTCTGCCAGCAAGGAATGTGCAATTTCATGGAGATATGAAGTATACAAACTGAAATACACAAAATTACATAGCAATGTACTTTGAAGCAAACAGGAACACAAAACCATTTCCTGGAAAGAAACAATGTAAGCTAATCGAAGTTTCTTGGTGTAGGTCCAAAACACTGTTGAAacacagaaaggagaaaaattattcCACTTTTAGGGAGTAGCTTAAGACATCGGAGAAGGAAGATTTCAAGGCAGCCTATTTTGGATGCAGGCATCTGCAGATACAATTACAGCTTCCAACTGAGGGCTCAGAAATGTCTCAGAATCTTTTTTGGTTTTGGCGGGCAAATTAAATAAATTGGCAACCACAATTGTTTTAATAGAGTAACACGCcggtaaaagaaaataatgtatttctacCACGTAATGGGGGCAATTCTCGCTGCCGTTACTGAGGTGTGCTAACAGTACTACTTACTGAAGACTGTGACATTTCCCAGTCACTGGAGGGATCTTTGAAGCCACTTTCATCCTTcaagtatttttcaaataatctttTGTTGATTGGCTCTTCCATATCAAGAATATCAAGGGCCTGCTGGTGCTCTTTTGCAGCATACTATGGGGAAAACAGAAATGCCACTCATCACCCACAATTTCTAACACTAAACATATGATCCAGATTTTTAAaggataatatatattatatccattacttaaatataaaatgtctaaAGTAGAATTTTCTTCATGCATGTCAGCTTTTAGTAAATGAAGAATCAGTATTTTACAGCAAACAATACTAAGGAAAAGAACACTTCCTCGTGAAATACTTTACTAACCTGCTAAGCTACATCACTAAAATTCTCACACATATATAAGGGATGCATAACACTCATTTTATTcaaccaaataaaaatgaaattgtgaGCATACTTACATGACACCTAGCTGCAAGGTAACGACATGCTTCATACAACTAGGAAagaaattaatttgtttaaatagTGGTCAAAATAATACGTATTTTCACTTTCAAAGCAAGCCATAAGCATAAAATAGAGCTAATTTCATAATTTCTCGTTTTACTCttgcagttaaaaaaataaaattccagtctTGTTAAACCATATTTATTATGAACCTACTGTTTACTAGGCACCAAGGATTCAAAAAGGCCCTGCCCCAGGAGGTTACGGTAGGGAAGACATGAACTAAGCACAACAGGTAAGCATGATGAAAGGGGGTCACAGAAAGCACCAGCCAGGTGGAGAAGGAAACATCTGCAGGAGAGCAAGTGAGGCAGCGAGTAAGTGGTCAGAGGAGTGGAGCGCTGGGCAGCACTTCAAGCACTGAGTGTGAATAACTGCTGGGTGTCCAAGGAGCTCACAGCAGCCCCACGTGACTGGAGCACGTGCTCCAGGTATTGATGGTGGTGGATTAGACGCAGACTGGAGAGAAATCATGGAGGGCCTCACAGACCTACTGATGCATCTGACTTTATCCTGTAGGTAATGGGAAGTCACTGAATGACCTTGTGGGAATATAATCACATCTGTGTTTTAGGAAGACTACTCACCCCTGTAACAGTTCACAAGATGAACTGGACACAGGGAAGGTGAGCAGAGAAAAACTGTTACTGTGGAAAAGAGACAAGAAGAGAGGCTGTAGCAGAACAGACAAAGAATCAAAGGCCTGACACGTATGAGTGGGGAGGAAAAGGAATATCCATGATTTCACAGCTGTTTAGAAAACAGTCTTCAGAATTTAGACTAGACGGGAGATGGGGAAAAAGAAGGTGACAGATGAGGTGTAAGACATTTTCCCTTCACATTCGGTAAAAAAAATTGGGCCTACTGTGAtgactcacatctataatcccagcactttgggagaccaaggcaggaggactgcttgagaccaggagttcaagactagcctgggcaacatagtgaggccccgtctctaccaaaaaaattttaaaattagctgggtgtggtggcatgcacctgtagtcccagctactagggaggctgaggcagaaggatcactcgaacccaggagtctgaggctacagtgagccacgatcatcccactgcactcctgggtgacacagagacctcaaaaaaacaaaaacaaagaaaaattgcaTAAATTTAAATAACTTCAACATAATGGAATATACACCTAAAACACtaatgacttttttttgagacggagtctcgctctgttgtccaggctggagtgcaatgtgtgacctcagctcactgcaacctctacctccaaggttcaagtaattctctgcctcatcctcccgagtagctgggattacaggtgactgccaccacgtccagctaatttttgtatttttagcggagacggggtttcaccatcttggttttgaactcctgaggtcgcgatccacccgccttggctttccaaagtgctgggattacaagtgtgagccaccgcgctcgacCACTAATGACATTTTTTTCAAGCTCTGAAGAGCTTTACAGTTCATACCATTACTTACTTTGTCCAGTTTCCGTGACCGGAGTGCATGGGCGGCTCTGTGAtattgtgctgggattacaggtgtgagccaccgcgctcgaccactaatgacatttttttaaagctctgaaGAGCTTTGAAGTTCATACCATTACTTACTTTGTCCAGTTTCCGTGACCGGAGTGCGTGGGCGGCTCTGTGATACTGTGCTGTCAGGTAAAGACACTGAGCCAGCCAATAGATGTCCTGGGGTTCCTCTGGAGGGAAAAATTCACAGAAGTGGTCAGAGGTACAaggtgaaatagaaaaaaatttaagattaatcagaaaaacaattagcATTGTCACTTACCATGAGAGAGTGAAGCTACTTTATCTGCCCAAAATAGAGCACTTTGATACTGTTGCtgcatatcaaaaaaaaaaaaaaaaaaaaaaagtggtaactGCCCTGTTATTTCAACACTCTTAAACTGGTATCTAATATCATTATAATTCTATGTAATAAATCtacatctcaaaacaacaatttGTTACATCTCTATCTTATATCTCACATCGGGTGAATTTTAGTTCAATGTCACAATACAAATATTACTGTAATATCTGTGTATATACAACTCatgaagacaattttttaaaactcatacACTGTAAAAATGTATCGCGAAACATACAAGTGAAATGCAAGTGAAACAGCAAAAACTAGTCTAACAATTCTTGTGCTATTTATATAACACTTTCAACGATCTGTTAATGGATCCCAAAGTGAATTTTAGTAGATAGAACACTATACGCAAATACCTTATATAAAACAGTTGCAGTTTTAATAACactcaaatttaaaaacacacacacataaattaacTAAGCTTCACTGAGCATGGGGAAGAACTCGCCTCCTCCAAGTCTAACAAAAATTAAGGAGCCAACAATGAGAACCAGCCACCCAGTGACCTACGGCTAGCTTTAGTCCCTGTTCTGCTCCTCGGTCCTCAGTCTTCTACAGTCTCTGCCTCAGTTCCCCTGGAGGCAAGCCAGGACCACTGCTGCCAGCCCGAGGCAGGAGGAATGGCAACGGGATGGTTACAAATATGCTCAATACCGGAGTCTCCGTCTGGAAACCAGGCCTGTCATGTTCCTCACTACGATCACAAAACACTGAATTCAACTGACTTATGGTAAACAAAAACACTGCCCTCCAAATGGACTGCGAACATGTGGCCACGTCATTTAGCACCCAATTCCGAAAATTCTGCATTACCAtggcttttctttcccttcctttccaatTTCCTGAAAGAGCAAGcatttcaacaaaaaataaacgACATTATAGATAAAACTGATGCTGCTGATTCTCGAAGACACTTCTTTCCTTTAAACACTGTTATTCACTCAAAGGTAGTGCAGGGAACACAGACATAGTTAACGagaatttttaaagtactgaTTTCAGACAACAGGCTTCTGCACATCTTTATTCACTTAAATTCAGTCCAATAAAAATTACAACTAAACctctcaaaaatgttttattcgCTAGCCCTGCAACTTTCCTTCAAAAATTGTCCTTCAACTTGCACTGAATAGTCGGTGTTTCTTGGGCACCTCCCCAGGCGCAGAACGAGGCTCAGACCCGAGTGAGGCGCCCCCTGCGCTCCGGGGCCTCCACTCCCCAGGCTGTGAAGCGGCGGGGGCCGCTCCCTTCGGGGTAAGGCGGAGACAGCGATGCTGGTCCCACATGAAGGCCCAGGGCCGGTCCTGTCCTTCCCCACCAAGAGCCCTGACGGCAGTCAACCCAGCCCCACGCCACGCGGAAATGGACCCGGCGCGGCCTGCCCGGGCCCCGCACTCCCAGTCCGGGCCGCCCACCTGGTCGAGGTACTGCCGGACGCGCTTCCGCAGCCGCTCTAGGTTCATGGCTGCGCGGGCCCGGCCTCACGCCGCACTCCGCCGCCCGGCGCGCGCCTCCTGCCCGCTCCGCGCCACGCCCCGTGCCCGTGCCCGTGCccgcgcccgccgccgccgccgccgccgccccagACCTCGAAGGCCGCAGACCCGCACCTCCGCCCAGTCCCGGTGCGCCGCCCAGGCTCTTCCGCTCCAGACAGGCCCCGCCCCGGAATTCCCCAGCAAACGAGTCCCATCTGGCGCGGGAAACCGGCCCTGAGTTGCTGGTTCCGATGCCTCTCCTGGCACGTGGGCTTCTGGCCGCCGTGGGGCGAGAGCGCGGCCTCCCCGGAATCACTGCGGCGCGTTTGGGCATTGGCGAGAGACTCAGGAGGGCTCGGGGCCGGACCACCCACACGGGCAAAAAGCAGGTGGCTGAGCAATGGAAAGTGGGGCTTTAGCTGAGCCTTCCTTCCCCAGAATGtagtcaacattttaaaaacaagagcaA
It contains:
- the LOC105485230 gene encoding cell division cycle protein 16 homolog isoform X2 → MNLERLRKRVRQYLDQQQYQSALFWADKVASLSHEEPQDIYWLAQCLYLTAQYHRAAHALRSRKLDKLYEACRYLAARCHYAAKEHQQALDILDMEEPINKRLFEKYLKDESGFKDPSSDWEMSQSSIKSSICLLRGKIYDALDNRTLATYSYKEALKLDVYCFEAFDLLTSHHMLTAQEEKELLESLPLSKLGNEEQELLRFLFENKLKKYNKPSETVIPESVNGLQENLDVVVSLAERHYYNCDFKMCYKLTSVVMEKDPFHASCLPVHIGTLVELNKANELFYLSHKLVDLYPSNPVSWFAVGCYYLMVGHKNEHARRYLSKATTLEKTYGPAWIAYGHSFAVESEHDQAMAAYFTAAQLMKGCHLPMLYIGLEYGLTNNSKLAERFFSQALSIAPEDPFVMHEVGVVAFQNGEWKTAEKWFLDALEKIKAIGNEVTVDKWEPLLNNLGHVCRKLKKYAEALDYHRQALVLIPQNASTYSAIGYIHSLMGNFENAVDYFHTALGLRRDDTFSVTMLGHCIEMYIGDSEAYIGNLK